Proteins from one Octopus bimaculoides isolate UCB-OBI-ISO-001 unplaced genomic scaffold, ASM119413v2 Scaffold_20565, whole genome shotgun sequence genomic window:
- the LOC106870832 gene encoding protein C19orf12 homolog, giving the protein MALSNSAILDILYLISEEENIKVTVSESAKGGLITGISTAIGGVLLGPPGLALGGTAGGLVAYGVSGNFKSASEILHELPEDKKRLLCKKMKDILKHIGISASPQLLSYIRSDQHLYKNVVEGLKSFFTDDLQMTLNK; this is encoded by the exons ATGGCTCTGAGCAACTCAGCTATTTTAGACATACTCTATCTTATAAGTGAAGAAGAAAACATCAAAGTTACAGTCAGTGAGAGTGCAAAGGGTGGTCTGATAACTGGTATCTCAACTGCTATTGGTGGAGTATTACTAGGGCCCCCAGGTCTTGCTCTTG GTGGTACAGCTGGGGGACTTGTAGCTTATGGAGTATCTGGTAATTTTAAATCTGCTTCAGAAATCCTTCATGAACTTCCTGAAGATAAAAAACGATTACTGTGCAAAAAGATGAAGGATATCTTAAAACACATTGGTATATCAGCTTCTCCGCAGCTCTTGAGCTACATTAGATCAGATCAACATCTCTACAAAAATGTTGTGGAGGGCTTGAAATCATTTTTCACAGATGACCTTCAAATGACTTTAAACAAATAA